The Anabas testudineus chromosome 1, fAnaTes1.2, whole genome shotgun sequence genomic sequence TACAACAACCTGACCGAAGAGagagaccagttacagaccagttacaaCAACCTGACCAAAGAGagagaccagttacagaccagctACAACAACTtgactgaagagagagaccagttacagaccagttacaaCAATCTGGCCAAAGAGagagaccagttacagaccagttacaaCAACTtgactgaagagagagaccagctcAACAAAAAACTGGACGACATCACCACAGACCTTCAGAGAAAGCTTCAAGGTGATTatttatgcatttcttttttcttggtGATCTATGATAATCATTGAAAGAAGTGATCTGTTTGCAGATTCAGAAGTCACTGGAACTTCACTGGACATAGATCTTGTTTTAACTACGTTTGAGTCTTTATAGTCTTCATTTTGGGACATGTTTCTTCATTGCacataagaaaaaaatctgaatctacagtttaaacatttaattcttCTTAATACCTTGTCTGAGGAAGTCAGTTCAATCTAGTTTGATTATTTCAGCAAGTTTATTATCAAACTGAAAGTCTAAACATATTTTAGAAaacttcaattaaaaaaattaaaacaggtGTTTGTAACATGTGCCCATGTGATCCATAGCGTGATTGTTGCAATTAAATTTTTCTTTGAAACAGGTCTACAGTCCCAAGAACTGAGGTATTTCAGTGGTAGCTTCTATTACATTTCTTCAAGTGAGAAATCCTGGGAAGAAGGCAGAAATGACTGCCGGCAGAAAGGTACAGACCTGGTGATTATCAACAGCCGTGAAGAGCAGGTGTGTGTCCAAGAGAGAACAACACTTCATTAATAATTCCACAGACGTGGACAACAGCATGTAACTGTTaactttgtcttcatgttgatGACTCTGTTTCCTTCTGTTAACAAGGACTTCATACGAGGATGGAAAAAGCGCACCTGGATTGGACTGACTGACGAACAGACAGAGGGGACATGGAGATGGGTGGATGGGACTGTGCTGACAACCCCAAGGTTCATGTAATAATTTTCTATTGACTTCCATTCTCCAAATCCTTGTAGTTTTCTGGGTTTTGTCCTTTGGTGTCCATTTGTTGATACATCGTCTTCATTAAGGTGGTATCGATCAGTCTCTGCATCAGTCCCCTGATGTATGGGATACAACAGCAACCACAGATTATTAACACTGCTGCTACAAAGTGTCAATGAGATGAGCAAATAAGACAACGGTGTGCTCCATTTTCCAAACCACTGTTGCATCCAGTTGCCAAAAGGACCCTATGCCTGAGTTCTCAGAAGTAGAAGTGAAATGCCTTAGTGAATCTGCTGTCGGGGGCTGTGTTGTTGCAGACGCCGCCCTCTTTGGCCAGCAGCATGTCCAACACCATCCGATTCTTGCAGGCCATCAGAGAAGTAGGACCCAGCTGGTCAGCAATGCCTTGAACTGCAACCCTCGTGTAGTTGATGAATCTCTTTTggttataataaatgtaattaatcccatcaacatttttaataatggtGGACCACCAGAACAGGAAGGACTCAAACCCTGCAGCCTTGGTACCCATATGCTGTCTATGTACACACGGTTATCAAAGGATCCTCCATGGGATCATCTATAGTCAGTGGACCCTTTTGTACGTTGATGCTGGTGGTAGGCTTCCTTTACCTTGTCTCCTAGCTTACTGAAATCACCTGTAGGAAACATATAGACAGGCATAATTATCTGTACAAGGGTGCAGCTGACCGGCCAATAAGGTGGTAGCTTTCCCCTCAGTTTCATGTCTCCACACAGCCACCAAAGGTCTGTCCTCATAAACGTGTGATTTATGAACTAAAAGGCAGACAGATTTCCATTGTTTCCAACTCTGAAGCACAGTATGTTTTTGTTAGTTAGaagctgattttctttttgagGTAAATAGTCTCAGGGTGCACTGAAAGCCAAATGGGTCATTGTTATCATTTAATCTAAATGTAATTGTACCTAATTGGGGTCTAACTTTAGTGCACGCAATGCAattattttgtccattttgtAAGGCTGTATACATCATCCACTGCAGCCATCGATTGTTTTCCACAAACCCAGTTTCCAAGGCCAATTTGCCAAGTGAAATTGGTTAGATAGGTGACACGGCCATCCACTGGATTAATGTCATTAGTTAGGGAAAGAGTGTCCGTGACCGATGACACCAGTTTAATTCTGATTTTCCTTTGCCAAGCTCCCTGTGATGGTGATCTGAGTGATGGCATCTTTATTTTTGACAATTTTGTCAATAACCTTCTAATCAGGTTACTGTCACAATTAGTCGGTGGTAGTCCTTGAGATACCCTTTTGCATGTGCTTTTCCACACATTATGTATATGCTTCTTTGAATCTTTAATCCACTAAGGGCCACAGTCAAGGGGTCCTTTGAATCAGTATTCCATAATAGATAGATTTCCTATGCAGGCACATAGAACCGGGTGTGTTAGGAATACTTTGTCCCCCTATAAAGATGCAGCCATATACAGCAAAATTAATCTTCTTGTAACCGCAGGTCACTATTTCACATAAGTCTATTTCAACTGAGACGGTGGCGTTCTTTGTTACTGTTATTATAATCTCTTCATCAGTTCTCAATACTTCAACAGGTGCTTTATGCAGCGCAGTCAAATTGGAGTAGTGCCACcctgtttgtctttaataaCAGATGATGGGCACCACAATGATGATAGTTATGGTCAATATTACACTTGTTGTTCCCCACAGAGTCCTGGCTGCCTAAACGGGTGCCGTGGTCTCTGCCTCTCCATTataaatttcatttcattagaGTCTAATGAAATGTAGTATGATGAGGATTAGTGTCAGTACTATCACTATTGTTGCTATACTCCTCCTATAATATCTTTCACTTGGTGGTTTCTATTACCCGTCATCTAACACTATCCCTTATCCTTTTTAGTCACACTCTAAACTCTCTTCGGCTGTTGGTTTTTTCACTGAGGTTGAGACGAGCTCTCCCACTATAAGGAAGGCCCCCCTTTTAATCAGTCTTATGCCTCCAAGAGAGGTGGTGCGCAGCTAAACTTTCCCTTCTGTGTTTTGGACGGGCTTTACTAATTTACAGTGAGTGAGATGGGCCTTTTCTCATGTAATCTGCTAATGTTTGTTCAGCTTATTCATCTGGTCTCTGAGATGGTTGTGGAATAATGTAGGGTCTGCCATACATTAGTTCAAATGGTGTTAATCCAGCAGTTGCTGAGGTTATTCTCATATATAATGTCACTATAGGTAAACAGTAAACCCAATTCTTTCCTATTTCTTCCAAAGCCttctttagttatttttttaagattaGGCTTGCGCTGCTAATGAAACTGCGACAACTGCCTGTACACACGATGGCAACACCCTGGTTACTGAATCCAGTTTAGAGGAGTAGGCTAAGAGTTTATGTTTTCCGGGTAAACACTGAGGTCATGTATTTATCTTTACAGTCGACAGTTTGAATAAAGAGTTTAGAGTAATTTGGGAGTCCAAGCACAGCAGAATATACTaagagctgttttatttttacaaaagcttcctctgctgctggatTCCATGACAACGGATGTGATGCTGCCATAGGTGTGTCATAAATCAAGGCTGTTAAAGTTGCCGTGACTGCAGCATAGTTTGACATCCAACTTATGCAGAAGTTAGTCATTCCTAAACACAACATCATTTGCTtctttgtttgtggttttggtgCCTGTAATATTCATCTAAATGATCTGGTACTGCTGGGGCCAGTGGAATTATAGCTTTATTCTCTGCCTGTAGATCTTGAACCATCCTCCACCCTGATGAGGGAGGTGCTTTCTTTACAGGAAATAAACGTGTGTTACAGGTGTGTCAGGACATTCTACAATTACTGCTTTTAATAGATCCTGTATCACTGGCTCTATCCCCTTTTCTGCTTCTGGTTTTAAGGGATACTGTCTCTGGTAAGGCCTAATTTGGGGCTATATTCATATCCTTTTCAGGTGTTTTCCCAGTCGTGGGCTTCTTCACATGCAGTCACAAAGTTACAGAGATTGCGCCAGCTGTTGCTTTAATTTTTTGATAGTGAAATGTGAGGTGCTACTCACATTGAGAGTGTCGCATCTCCACTGGCAAATCACAACTGCTGGCACAGTTCCCCATTTTATCCCAATGCATGGTTTTTACATGTaccaaagtttgttttgttttgaaaaacttttcctccttttccatcTCCATCTGGCCCTGATGTGTATttataatactgtacattttgcaGTGCAGTCCGTCTTGTCTCATGAAATCAGAGTGAGGTGCTGCTTTCTTTTTGGCTTCCTCCATTAACACTGTGGTTA encodes the following:
- the LOC113161701 gene encoding C-type lectin domain family 4 member M-like isoform X1, producing MDKIKMYANLDKASGHYIKWKREMDSSENIYQYEDTCHIGKQNRIGPALSGTGESRMVEKSSYRAASVILGLLCLLLLIGLMSLVFLYTKGSSKKEIEMVQLQTNYNNLTEERDQLQTSYNNLTKERDQLQTSYNNLTEERDQLQTSYNNLAKERDQLQTSYNNLTEERDQLNKKLDDITTDLQRKLQGLQSQELRYFSGSFYYISSSEKSWEEGRNDCRQKGTDLVIINSREEQDFIRGWKKRTWIGLTDEQTEGTWRWVDGTVLTTPRFWAESEPNNEGDEDCAEIKHYDSQNSWNDVPCNVGKYWICEISLKNYSKVTRQC
- the LOC113161701 gene encoding C-type lectin domain family 4 member M-like isoform X3, which encodes MDKIKMYANLDKASGHYIKWKREMDSSENIYQYEDTCHIGKQNRIGPALSGTGESRMVEKSSYRAASVILGLLCLLLLIGLMSLVFLYTKGSSKKEIEMVQLQTNYNNLTEERDQLQTSYNNLTKERDQLQTSYNNLTEERDQLQTSYNNLAKERDQLQTSYNNLTEERDQLNKKLDDITTDLQRKLQGLQSQELRYFSGSFYYISSSEKSWEEGRNDCRQKGTDLVIINSREEQDFIRGWKKRTWIGLTDEQTEGTWRWVDGTVLTTPRFWAESEPNNEGDEDCAEIKHYDSQNSWNDVPCNVDSTCS
- the LOC113161701 gene encoding C-type lectin domain family 4 member M-like isoform X2, with the protein product MDEINIHANADKASGDYIKWKRETDGSENIYQYEDTCHTGKQIRTGPALSGTGESRMVEKSSYKAAAVILGLLCLLLLIGLMSLVFLYTKGSSKKEIEMVQLQTNYNNLTEERDQLQTSYNNLTKERDQLQTSYNNLTEERDQLQTSYNNLAKERDQLQTSYNNLTEERDQLNKKLDDITTDLQRKLQGLQSQELRYFSGSFYYISSSEKSWEEGRNDCRQKGTDLVIINSREEQDFIRGWKKRTWIGLTDEQTEGTWRWVDGTVLTTPRFWAESEPNNEGDEDCAEIKHYDSQNSWNDVPCNVGKYWICEISLKNYSKVTRQC